The window AGGACAATCCGGCGCTGGTCAAGCAGAAGAGCCGCGATTTCTTCTGGTACTCGCCGAAGTTGAAGCGTCAGCTCGATCATGTCGTCGCCGATATCATCGTCTCGCCGACGAGCGAGGCACAGGTGCTCGAGACGCTCTCGGCCGCGCATGCGCTCGGCATTCCCGTGACGCCGCGCGGCACCGGCACCGGCAATTACGGCCAGGCGATGCCGCTCTCGGGCGGCATCGTGCTCGACCTCTCCGGCTTCAACAAGGTGACCAGCATCGAGGCCGGGCGCTATGTTGCCGAGCCTGGCGCCGTGCTGGCGAAGATCGACCAGGAGACCCGGGCTCATTCGCGCCAGGAGATCAGGCTGCACCCCTCGACCTATCACACCGCCTCGGTCGGCGGCTTCATCGCCGGCGGCTCCGGCGGTGTCGGCTCAATCAAATGGGGCGGGTTGCGCGACTGGGGCAACATCATCTCGCTGCGCGTCGCGACCATGGAGGGCGCGCCGCGCATCCTCGAGCTTCAGGGCGAGGACCTGCACAAGGTCGCCCATGCCTATGGCACCAATGGCATCATCACTGAGGTCGAGATGCCGCTCGGTCCCGCCTATGCCTGGGTCGACGTCATTCTTGGTTTTGGCGACCTGCGGGCGGCGACCGAATTCGCCAACGCGCTCGGCGAGCAGGACGGGCTGGCGCTGAAGAACCTCGCGGTGGTCGCGGCGCCCGCGCCGCATGACTATTTCCTGCGCCACCGGAAGTTCCTGCCGCGCGAGAGCCATTGCGTCATGGTGATGGTCGCTGATTTCGCCGTCGAGTCGATGCTGGCCTTCGCCCGCCGCTTCGGCGGCTCGCAGCTGCTGATGCGCTCCGACAGACTGACGGCGGAGGAGGCCAAGGGCCTGCCGCCGACCTTTGAGCTCGGCTGGAACCACACGACCTTGCGGGCGCTGCGCGTCGATCCCTCGATCACCTATCTGCAGGTGCTCTATCCCTTCCCGAACCAGGTCGATCTCGTCGACAAGATCCATGCCCGTTTCGGCGACGAGGTCACCTGCCATCTCGAATTCGTTCGCTTCGACGGCAAGATCACCTGCTTCGGCCTGCCGCTGGTGCGCTTCACCAGCGAGGAGCGCCTGGAAGAGATCATGGCGATCCATGAGGAGATGGGCGCGCCGATTTTCAACCCGCACCGCTACACGCTGGAGGAGGGCGGGATGAAGCAGACCGACGAGGTCCAGCTCGCATTCAAGCGCGAGGCCGATCCGCAGGGGCTGCTCAACCCCGGCAAGATGATCGCCTGGGAGGACCCGAACTACGATTATCGCTCGGGCAAGACCTTCCTGTTCAAGGCTCTCGGCGAAGCCGGCGTCGGCGCCTGAGGCTCTCGATGCGCGCACTTGTCCTCTACGCGCATCCTGATCCCGCGAGCTTCGGCGCGGCGGTGCACGAGACGCTTGTCTCCAGCTTACGCCGTGCCGGGCACGAGGTCGACGATTGCGATCTCTACGCCGAAGGCTTCGACCCGGTGCTGAGCCGCGAGGAGCGCGCCGGCTACCATGATCTCGCGAGAAATCAGAATTCTGTAGCCGGCTATGTCGAGCGCCTCATGCGAGCGGAGGCGCTGTTCCTCTGCTTCCCGGTTTGGAACTACGGCTATCCGGCGATCATGAAAGGCTATTTCGATCGCGTCTTCCTGCCGGGCGTCTCGTTCAAGCTTGTCGATGGCTCGATCCGCCCCAACCTCTGGAATATTCGCCGGCTGACGACACTGACGAGCTATGGCGGTTCACGCTGGCGCACCATGCTGATGGGCGATCCGCCGCGACGGCAGATCAAGCGTGGATTGCGAGCGGTCTGCCATCCGGCCGCGCGGGTTTCCTATCTGGCGCATTACGACATGAACCGCTCGACGCCGGAGAGCCGCGCAGCGTTTCTGGCCAAGGTCGAGCAGGAAATCGCGCGGATTCAAGAGCCTGTCTGACAATTGTCATCAGCTTGTCATGAAGGCACGCGATTGCACAGCCGGCGAAAAGTATCCGCAACCTTTTCCAAGGGCCGGCTCATGACCAAGTCCCTCGAAAAAAGCGTCGGCCGTGCCCTGCTGGTGACGGCGCGTCTGCACAGAGCGCGGATGGGCGAGCGCCTCAACGCGCTCGGACTCTTTCCAGGCCAGGAACAGGCGCTGAAATCGCTTCAGACGGCGCCGATGACGATGGGCGAACTGGCGAGCCTGCTGCGAGTCAAGCCGCCGACCGTCTCGAAGACAATCGGCCGGCTCTCGCTGCAAGGGCTGGTGACGCGCGAGGGCGGCGGCCGTGACGGCCGGCTGGTTCAGGTGGCGCTGACAGAGAACGGCCAGAAGACTGCGGCCGCGCTCGACGCGGTCTGGAATCAGGTCGAGGAAGAGCTGCTTGAAAAGCTCGACGCCAAGGAGCGCAAGCAGCTGCGCAAATT is drawn from Bosea sp. Tri-49 and contains these coding sequences:
- a CDS encoding FAD-binding oxidoreductase — encoded protein: MTARYDIDALKRRLSGIRTEDNPALVKQKSRDFFWYSPKLKRQLDHVVADIIVSPTSEAQVLETLSAAHALGIPVTPRGTGTGNYGQAMPLSGGIVLDLSGFNKVTSIEAGRYVAEPGAVLAKIDQETRAHSRQEIRLHPSTYHTASVGGFIAGGSGGVGSIKWGGLRDWGNIISLRVATMEGAPRILELQGEDLHKVAHAYGTNGIITEVEMPLGPAYAWVDVILGFGDLRAATEFANALGEQDGLALKNLAVVAAPAPHDYFLRHRKFLPRESHCVMVMVADFAVESMLAFARRFGGSQLLMRSDRLTAEEAKGLPPTFELGWNHTTLRALRVDPSITYLQVLYPFPNQVDLVDKIHARFGDEVTCHLEFVRFDGKITCFGLPLVRFTSEERLEEIMAIHEEMGAPIFNPHRYTLEEGGMKQTDEVQLAFKREADPQGLLNPGKMIAWEDPNYDYRSGKTFLFKALGEAGVGA
- a CDS encoding NAD(P)H-dependent oxidoreductase, giving the protein MRALVLYAHPDPASFGAAVHETLVSSLRRAGHEVDDCDLYAEGFDPVLSREERAGYHDLARNQNSVAGYVERLMRAEALFLCFPVWNYGYPAIMKGYFDRVFLPGVSFKLVDGSIRPNLWNIRRLTTLTSYGGSRWRTMLMGDPPRRQIKRGLRAVCHPAARVSYLAHYDMNRSTPESRAAFLAKVEQEIARIQEPV
- a CDS encoding MarR family winged helix-turn-helix transcriptional regulator: MTKSLEKSVGRALLVTARLHRARMGERLNALGLFPGQEQALKSLQTAPMTMGELASLLRVKPPTVSKTIGRLSLQGLVTREGGGRDGRLVQVALTENGQKTAAALDAVWNQVEEELLEKLDAKERKQLRKLLRKASKGLSKAGADVDEADDEAEDAA